The Fulvivirga ligni genome window below encodes:
- a CDS encoding RagB/SusD family nutrient uptake outer membrane protein, giving the protein MKNIHIYLLVMITAVFTSGCSEFLDTEPLTTVTDENFYKTKEDAEMAIIGCYDGVQVLYASGVAFPVLSEVMSDNCFGGTGNNDGLGYQVIDQFDLSVSSGEVNQLNDNWVAYYRAIYRMNVLLQKMEQIDWEGDDAYRNNIEAQARFLRAYCYFDMVRIWESVPLVTEPVSGNIPQSTPDEIYKVIAEDLKFAAENGSTAVQPGRINQYAAKAYLARVFLFYTGYYGQDNLAGISKSEVMQGVEDIINAGSYSLLDEFKNLWPAASSEPNEAGDALTTTYAGKDNAETIFSIKYNITSDYDGNTDGNHWLVMLGLRSQSFSPYGKGWGGATVNPQLYTAYQGEDERRDASIIAIEEEELDFDNSDQREFTGYSIKKYTPLSNPDGTDVAEANGGTNFQIGQFQDYVVMRYADVLLMAAELGSANAQTYYDEVRTRAGLETRPASFNNIMQERRFEFAFEGLRYWDLLRQGVEVAANAIAEETTVMNGGVPTDKTIVAQDIIETRGFSMIPQNQITRSGGLLEQNQGW; this is encoded by the coding sequence ATGAAAAACATACATATATATTTACTGGTAATGATTACGGCTGTGTTCACCAGTGGCTGTTCTGAGTTTTTAGATACTGAGCCGCTCACCACCGTAACGGATGAAAACTTTTATAAAACCAAAGAAGATGCTGAGATGGCCATCATCGGTTGTTATGATGGGGTGCAAGTGCTCTATGCGTCTGGGGTAGCCTTTCCGGTACTTTCAGAAGTGATGTCAGATAACTGCTTTGGAGGTACAGGAAACAATGACGGTCTTGGGTATCAGGTGATTGATCAGTTTGATCTTTCAGTATCTTCAGGTGAAGTTAATCAGCTGAATGACAACTGGGTAGCCTACTACCGAGCCATTTACAGAATGAATGTATTGCTTCAAAAAATGGAGCAGATAGACTGGGAGGGGGATGATGCTTATAGAAATAATATAGAGGCACAAGCCAGGTTCTTAAGAGCATATTGCTATTTCGATATGGTCAGAATTTGGGAGAGTGTTCCCTTAGTTACTGAGCCCGTAAGTGGTAATATCCCACAATCCACTCCTGATGAAATCTACAAAGTGATTGCTGAAGATCTAAAATTCGCAGCTGAAAATGGTAGCACCGCTGTGCAGCCAGGGCGAATCAATCAGTATGCAGCTAAAGCTTATTTGGCCAGAGTGTTCTTATTTTATACAGGTTACTATGGACAGGATAATCTGGCTGGGATCTCTAAAAGTGAGGTGATGCAAGGTGTTGAAGACATCATTAACGCAGGATCTTACTCCTTGCTTGATGAATTTAAAAACCTATGGCCTGCGGCATCCTCTGAGCCTAATGAGGCTGGTGATGCACTAACTACTACCTATGCAGGAAAAGACAATGCTGAAACTATCTTCTCCATTAAATATAACATCACTTCGGATTATGATGGTAATACAGATGGTAATCACTGGCTGGTGATGCTGGGCTTAAGATCGCAATCATTCAGTCCTTACGGAAAAGGATGGGGTGGTGCCACGGTAAACCCGCAATTATATACCGCCTACCAGGGTGAGGATGAAAGAAGAGATGCTTCAATCATAGCCATTGAAGAGGAAGAATTAGATTTTGATAATTCTGATCAAAGAGAATTTACTGGCTATTCTATCAAAAAATATACACCGCTATCTAACCCTGATGGTACCGATGTGGCCGAAGCCAATGGAGGTACTAACTTCCAGATAGGCCAGTTTCAGGATTATGTTGTAATGAGATATGCTGATGTGCTACTTATGGCAGCAGAACTGGGATCGGCCAATGCCCAAACTTATTACGATGAAGTGAGAACCAGAGCCGGACTGGAAACCAGGCCAGCGAGCTTCAATAATATCATGCAAGAGAGAAGGTTTGAGTTTGCTTTTGAAGGCCTTCGTTATTGGGATCTGCTCCGTCAGGGGGTTGAAGTAGCTGCTAATGCCATTGCAGAGGAAACCACCGTGATGAATGGTGGCGTGCCTACCGATAAAACTATCGTAGCGCAGGATATTATTGAAACAAGAGGATTCTCCATGATTCCCCAAAACCAGATTACCCGTTCTGGTGGACTGCTGGAACAGAATCAAGGTTGGTAA